The proteins below come from a single Felis catus isolate Fca126 chromosome A1, F.catus_Fca126_mat1.0, whole genome shotgun sequence genomic window:
- the LOC101100942 gene encoding protocadherin gamma-B4 isoform X24 produces the protein MGSGAGERGWAERRPVLFPFLLSLFCPALSEQIRYRIPEEMPEGSVVGNLAKDLGLSVHELPSRQLRISSEKPYFTVSAKSGELLVSGRLDREQICGKKPACALEFEAVAENPLNFYHVSVDIEDINDHTPKFTQTSFELQISESTNPGARFILGSAHDADIGTNSLRNYQLNPNDHFSLVNKEKLDGSKYPELVLKMPLDREEQKSYQLTLTALDGGNPSLSSTAQIQVLVTDANDNPPVFSQELYRVGLPENVLPGTTVLRVMATDQDEGVNAQITFSFTEAGQITQFDLNSNTGEITILNMLDFEEVKEYSIVLEARDGGGMIAQCTVEIEVQDINDNFPEVVIQSLPDLIMEDTKLGTHVALIKIRDKDSGYNGEVTCKLEGDVPFKILSSSINTYKLVTDGVLDREQTPEYNITITATDRGKPPLSSSSSVTLHVGDVNDNAPVFPQPSYVVHVVENNPPGASIAQVSASDPDLGPNGHVSYSIVASDLEPRALASYVSVSAQSGVVFAQRAFDHEQLRAFELTVQARDQGSPALSANVSLRVLVGDRNDNAPRVLYPALGPDGSALFDTVPRAAQPGYLVTKVVAVDADSGHNAWLSYHVLQASEPGLFSLGLRTGEVRTARALGDRDAARQRLLVAVRDGGQPPLSATVTLHLVFADSLQEVLPDVSDRPEPSDPQAELQFYLVVALALISVLFLTAMTLAIALHLRRSSSPTTCGCFQYSLCEKSGPVIPPNYSEGTLPYSYNLCVAHTGKTEFNFLKCNEQLSSEQDILCGDSSGALFPLCKSSESTSHLAPILQRLTVPTDQLQSCSETPFLNLRHSSFI, from the exons ATGGGGAGCGGCGCTGGGGAAAGGGGCTGGGCTGAGAGGCGGCCAGTGCTCTTTCCCTTCCTGCTGTCTTTGTTCTGCCCGGCGCTCTCAGAGCAGATCCGCTATCGGATTCCCGAAGAAATGCCCGAGGGCTCGGTGGTGGGGAACCTCGCCAAGGATTTGGGACTCAGCGTCCATGAGTTACCGAGTCGGCAACTGCGCATCAGTTCGGAAAAACCTTACTTCACTGTGAGCGCCAAGAGCGGGGAGCTACTTGTGAGCGGCAGGCTAGACCGGGAGCAGATTTGTGGGAAGAAGCCAGCCTGTGCTCTGGAATTTGAGGCTGTTGCTGAAAATCCGTTGAACTTTTATCACGTGAGTGTGGACATCGAAGATATTAATGACCACACACCAAAATTCACGCAAACTTCTTTTGAGCTGCAAATAAGTGAGTCCACAAACCCTGGGGCACGATTTATTTTAGGATCTGCCCATGATGCAGATATTGGTACCAACTCATTACGGAATTACCAGCTCAATCCGAATGATCATTTCTCACTCGTGAATAAAGAGAAATTAGATGGTAGTAAATACCCTGAGTTGGTACTAAAGATGCCTTTAGACCGGGAAGAGCAGAAATCCTACCAGTTGACCTTGACTGCGTTGGACGGAGGGAATCCATCCCTAAGTAGTACTGCCCAGATACAGGTCCTAGTGACTGATGCCAATGATAACCCTCCAGTGTTCAGCCAAGAACTATACAGGGTGGGCCTTCCGGAAAATGTGCTTCCTGGCACCACTGTGCTTCGAGTGATGGCCACCGATCAGGATGAAGGTGTCAATGCCCAGATCACCTTCTCTTTCACTGAAGCAGGCCAGATCACCCAGTTTGACCTGAATTCTAACACGGGGGAAATTACTATTCTAAATATGTTAGATTTTGAGGAAGTCAAAGAATATTCCATAGTTTTGGAAGCAAGGGATGGTGGAGGAATGATTGCCCAATGTACCGTCGAGATAGAGGTCCAGGACATAAATGACAATTTCCCAGAAGTGGTAATCCAGTCTCTACCGGATCTTATTATGGAGGACACCAAGCTGGGAACACACGTTGCTTTGATTAAAATCCGTGACAAGGATTCTGGATACAACGGAGAAGTTACTTGTAAATTAGAAGGTGATGTTCCGTTTAAAATACTCTCTTCTTCTATAAACACCTATAAATTAGTGACAGATGGAGTTCTAGACCGTGAGCAGACCCCTGAGTACAATATTACTATCACAGCCACCGACAGGGGAAAACCGCCCCTTTCCTCAAGCTCCAGCGTCACCCTGCACGTTGGCGATGTCAATGACAACGCGCCGGTTTTCCCACAGCCTTCTTACGTGGTCCACGTGGTTGAGAACAATCCTCCTGGAGCCTCTATCGCCCAAGTCAGCGCCTCCGACCCCGACCTGGGACCCAACGGCCACGTCTCCTACTCCATCGTGGCCAGCGACCTGGAGCCGCGGGCGCTGGCGTCCTACGTGTCCGTGAGCGCGCAGAGCGGCGTAGTGTTCGCGCAGCGCGCCTTCGACCACGAGCAGCTGCGCGCCTTCGAGCTGACGGTGCAGGCCCGCGACCAGGGCTCGCCCGCGCTCAGCGCCAACGTGAGCCTGCGCGTGTTGGTGGGCGACCGCAACGACAACGCGCCTAGGGTGCTGTACCCGGCGCTGGGGCCCGACGGCTCGGCGCTCTTCGACACGGTGCCGCGCGCCGCGCAGCCCGGCTACCTGGTCACCAAGGTGGTGGCGGTGGACGCCGACTCGGGACACAATGCGTGGCTGTCGTACCACGTGCTGCAGGCCAGCGAGCCCGGACTCTTCAGCCTGGGGCTGCGCACGGGCGAGGTGCGCACTGCGCGTGCTTTGGGCGACAGAGACGCGGCCCGCCAGCGCCTGCTGGTCGCCGTGCGGGACGGGGGACAGCCGCCCCTCTCTGCCACCGTGACGCTGCACCTGGTTTTCGCCGACAGCCTCCAAGAAGTACTGCCGGATGTCAGCGACCGCCCGGAGCCCTCTGACCCCCAGGCCGAGCTGCAGTTTTACTTGGTGGTGGCTTTGGCCTTGATCTCAGTGCTTTTCCTCACGGCAATGACTCTGGCCATAGCCTTGCACCTTCGTCgctcctccagccccaccaccTGCGGCTGCTTTCAGTACAGTCTCTGTGAAAAATCAGGACCTGTGATTCCTCCCAACTACAGTGAAGGGACTTTGCCTTATTCCTACAATTTGTGCGTTGCGCATACGGGAAAGACAGAGTTTAATTTTCTAAAGTGCAATGAGCAATTGAGTTCAGAGCAAGACATACTTTGTGGTGATTCATCCGGGGCCTTATTTCCACTTTGCAAATCCAGTGAGTCAACCTCCCATCTG GCTCCCATCTTGCAAAGACTCACAGTTCCCACAGACCAACTGCAAAGCTGCAGCGAAACTCCGTTCCTAAATCTGAGACACTCCAGCTTTATATAA